One Streptomyces showdoensis genomic region harbors:
- a CDS encoding DUF742 domain-containing protein, giving the protein MSDAEQSHEDAPGHWFDAEAGPVVRPYAMTRGRTSAATRHRLDLIAVVVPEPAADDPGRDQTLSPEHVEIVERCSEQPQSIAELAAGLDLPVGVVRVLVGDLVDDELVHVTRPVPPAELPDVSILREVINGLRAL; this is encoded by the coding sequence ATGAGTGACGCAGAGCAGTCCCACGAGGACGCGCCCGGCCACTGGTTCGACGCCGAGGCGGGCCCCGTGGTCCGCCCGTACGCGATGACCCGGGGCCGGACGAGCGCCGCCACCCGCCACCGCCTCGACCTGATCGCGGTGGTGGTGCCCGAACCGGCCGCCGACGACCCCGGCCGCGACCAGACGCTGTCCCCCGAACACGTGGAGATCGTCGAACGCTGCTCCGAGCAGCCGCAGTCGATCGCCGAGCTCGCCGCGGGACTCGACCTCCCCGTCGGGGTGGTACGGGTCCTCGTCGGCGACCTCGTCGACGACGAGCTCGTCCATGTGACCCGCCCCGTTCCGCCGGCCGAACTGCCGGACGTGAGCATCCTTCGCGAGGTGATCAATGGCCTTCGGGCGCTCTAG